Below is a window of Methylosinus sp. PW1 DNA.
GCCGGCCGTTGAGCCGATCGAAGCCGTCGATCGCGCGCCATGCGGGGCGCGATCGATTCTCGCGGCGGGGGCGGCGCGAAAGAGCATTTGGAGCGCGAGAGATGAGCAGACCCGCCCCATTGGGACACGGCCTCGGACTGCGGCCGATCTATTACGATGAAATTCTCTCGACGCGCCCCGCCGTCGACTGGTTCGAGATCATCTCGGAAAACTACATGATCGGCGGCGGCCGGCCGACCGCCATGCTGGAGCGCGTGCGCGCCGATTATCCGATCGTCATGCATGGCGTCGCAATGTCGCTCGCCTCCACCGATCCGCTAGATTTCGATTATCTGCGCGAGCTGAAAGCGCTGGCCGAGCGCGTGGAGCCGGCCTTTGTCTCCGACCATCTCGCCTGGACCGGCGTGCATGGCGTGACGCTGCACGATCTCCTGCCGATTCCCTATACGGAGGAAGCGCTCGCCCATGTCGCCGAGCGGGTGATGCGCGTGCAGGATTTTCTCGGCCGGCGGCTCGTCGTCGAGAACGCCTCCACCTATGTCGCCTTTCGCGAATCCGAGATGAGCGAATGGGCCTTCGTCAATGAGCTGGCGCGGCGCGCCGACTGCCTGCTGCTGCTCGACGTCAACAATGTCTTCGTCTCGAGCTTCAATCACGGCTTCGACGCCAATGCGTTCATCGACGCCATAGACCCGGATCGCGTGGCGCAATTCCATATGGCCGGCCATACCGACAATGGCACGCATCGCATCGACACGCATGACCAGCCGGTCTGCGACGAGGTGTGGGCGCTCTATGAGCGCGCGCGGCGGCGCTTCGGCGCGGTCTCCACCATGATCGAGCGCGACGATAATTTCCCGCCCTTCGACGAATTGCTCGCAGAGCTCGGCCATATGCGCGAGATCGCCGCGCGCATAGACGCCGAAAGCGCAAGGAGCGCCGCATGAGGCTCGCCGAGCTGCAGGCCCTGTTCCAGGCCGGCGTGCTGGCCGGCGCCGAGGATGGCGCGCGCATTCTCGAATCGGTGAAGAATTCGCGCCAAGCCGACCGCACCACGCTTTTCGGCGTCTATGTGAACGCCTATCGCGCGAGGCTCGCCGAATTTCTGGCGGCGGATTTCCCCGCCGTTCGCGCGCTGATCGGCGAAACGGCCTTCGACGCGCTCGCCGACGCCTATATCGGCGCGCAGCCCTCGCGCGAGCGCAACGCGCGCTGGTACACGACGCGCTTTCCCGACTTCCTGCGCGAGCAGGACGAATGGCGCGACAATGCGCGGGC
It encodes the following:
- a CDS encoding DUF692 domain-containing protein — its product is MSRPAPLGHGLGLRPIYYDEILSTRPAVDWFEIISENYMIGGGRPTAMLERVRADYPIVMHGVAMSLASTDPLDFDYLRELKALAERVEPAFVSDHLAWTGVHGVTLHDLLPIPYTEEALAHVAERVMRVQDFLGRRLVVENASTYVAFRESEMSEWAFVNELARRADCLLLLDVNNVFVSSFNHGFDANAFIDAIDPDRVAQFHMAGHTDNGTHRIDTHDQPVCDEVWALYERARRRFGAVSTMIERDDNFPPFDELLAELGHMREIAARIDAESARSAA